The Bifidobacterium actinocoloniiforme DSM 22766 genomic sequence TACCAACATGGCCGCCTTCGCCTCGGGCAAAACCTCCATGATGATGGAAGGCTTCACTGCCATCGGCCAGGTGGAGCAGGTAGGTGGTCCTGATATGGGGAACAAGTTCACCACTGCTCCTCTGCCCAAGGGTGAGAAGGAGTCGGTTTCCTATTCGGGAGGCCGCGACATGGTTGTATTCAAGGACTCTAAGAACAAGGATGCCGCCTGGAAGATGACCAAGTGGATGAGCAAGCCTGAGACCCAGGCCAAGTGGTACAAGCTTTCCGCCGATCTTCCGACCTCGTCCAAGGCTTGGGAGGATCCGGAGCTGAAGAATGATGAGAAGCTGACCTCTTTTGCCATCCAAATGAAGAGCATGAAGGCTACCCCGTCCGTCATCACCTGTGCACAGGTCAGTGCTTCGGTCGATAAAATCATGGAGCAAATCAACAAGGGTGCCTTCAGTGTTGACAATGGTCTGGAACAGTTCCAGTCCGAGGCGGAATCAGCCGGGATGGGCAACTGAACATGAGTCGTAAGCATCCGTCGAAGGATACGGGGGTGGGCGTTCGTCCTCGCTCCTCCGTCGTAGGCGGACCCTCGTCGCATGGGGTCCGCCTTGTCCTTCACCCTTGTCTTCGTGGTTTTCATGCTCTTGCCCACTTCTGTCCTCTTTGATGATGTCGTTTACCGATATCACAGCAAGGGACCTCAAGACTTCTTTCAATGTCAACTTTGTCGGGCTTCAGCAGCACGCGACGCTGTTCAAGGATTCCCAGTTCTTGCGGCCCCTCGATATCGCCGGCATTTTCGTGGTGGTCTGGCTGCCCCATAACCATGGCCCTGGCGCTTTGTTTTGCTGTAGCCTTTAATAAGGGCGCCAAGCACTTGAACAGTTTCTTCCGAGCTCTGTATTATGCTCTGGTCGCGTCCAGTGTGGTGGCTGTTTCAGTGGTTTGGCGATATATCCTGCAACGCAGTGGACTGCTCAACGACGCCCTGGCCCTGGTCGGGATTCAGGGCCCGGATTGTTTGCATGACATCCGTTTCTCTCTGCCAGCTCTGATTGTCATGACCACATGACGCAACATGGGTACCCTGATGATCATCTTCCTTGCCGTACTCCAGGCCGTTCCTGAGGATGTCAAGGAGGCGGCGGCCATAGATGGCGCATCCAAGACGAGGACATTCTGGAGCATCACCATGCCCCTCCTGAGGCCGACTCTGCTCTTGGGGGCCGTGCTCCTGTTAGTGACCTACCTGCAGTTCTTCGAGGAATTTTTCGTCATGACCCAGGGTGGGCCCCTGAACTCGGCACTGTCCGCTTCCTACTATGTCTACCCGCAGTTCAGCTTCGGGCAGTGCGGCTTGTCATCAGCGGCCAGTTACATCCTCTTCATCATCATCGCCTTGGTCAGCGCCCTGCAGTTCCGGGTGCTCCGCACGCAGGAATGAGGCAATCATGACTTCTGCATATTCCGGTTCTGCTCAAGCGGGCCGGACCAAGCCCTCCCTATGGAAGAGGTTTATGAGGGGACGCAGTCTTACCTATACGGTTCTGGCCGTGGTCGGTTTGGCCTGGATATTCGCCGTCATATGGATGGCCTTGGGTTCGATTAAGGGCTAGGGGGAGATCCTCTCTACCCCTCCTACTTTCTGGCCGGAGAACTCGACGGTGGAGAACTATGCCAAGTGGTTCGGACAGCTCAACTTTGTGACCTACTTTGTCAACAGCATGATTGTAGCGGTGATTACGGTCCTGGGGAGCGTGGTCTTCTGCTTCATGGTCGGATATGCGCTGGCAAAGATGGATTTCGCGGGCAAACGCATTCCCTTCGGTGCCGTCGTGATCACCCTCATGGTGCCCAGTGTCTTGACTTGTGTACCGCTCTTTGTCATTGTGTCCGACATGGGGTTGCCCAATACCTATTGGGCCCTGATCCTGCCTTTCCTGACCCAGCCCATTGGTGTATTCCTGGTGAGACAGTTCATGATGGGGATTCCGGATGCCCTTCTAGAAGCGGCCCGGGTGGATGGTGCTGGTGAGCTAAGGATCTTCTGGTCCATGGTCCTTCTCCGGTGCGAGCTGCCTTTTGCAACCCTGAGTATTTTGACCTTCCTATCCTCTTGGAACAACTTCCTGTGGCTATTGGTCGCTATGCAGACCAACGATCGTTATACCTTGCCGGTGGCGCTTTCCTTGTACTCGACAGGGCAAAACGCCACCAATTATGGAGTCTTGTTGGCGGGCGCGGTTTGGTCATTACGCCGATTCTGCTGCTCTTTGTAGCCCTGCAGCGCTACTTCATCCAAGGTGTAGCTATGACCGGCATCAAGTAATTCCAGCTTTCCATGCCCAGGCTTGCCTCTGGACAATCATTGGACCAGAGAGGCCCCTGCCCATCGTCG encodes the following:
- a CDS encoding carbohydrate ABC transporter permease, yielding MGTLMIIFLAVLQAVPEDVKEAAAIDGASKTRTFWSITMPLLRPTLLLGAVLLLVTYLQFFEEFFVMTQGGPLNSALSASYYVYPQFSFGQCGLSSAASYILFIIIALVSALQFRVLRTQE
- a CDS encoding extracellular solute-binding protein — translated: MNTPEMRKAITYTSNLFKEGIADVNADTSAGTNMAAFASGKTSMMMEGFTAIGQVEQVGGPDMGNKFTTAPLPKGEKESVSYSGGRDMVVFKDSKNKDAAWKMTKWMSKPETQAKWYKLSADLPTSSKAWEDPELKNDEKLTSFAIQMKSMKATPSVITCAQVSASVDKIMEQINKGAFSVDNGLEQFQSEAESAGMGN
- a CDS encoding carbohydrate ABC transporter permease, which encodes MENYAKWFGQLNFVTYFVNSMIVAVITVLGSVVFCFMVGYALAKMDFAGKRIPFGAVVITLMVPSVLTCVPLFVIVSDMGLPNTYWALILPFLTQPIGVFLVRQFMMGIPDALLEAARVDGAGELRIFWSMVLLRCELPFATLSILTFLSSWNNFLWLLVAMQTNDRYTLPVALSLYSTGQNATNYGVLLAGAVWSLRRFCCSL